The region AGAAACTGGCGGAGACCAGCGCCCTGATACGCGGCTGCGGTGTAAACGCCTATGACGTTCAGGCGGACCTGAGCACGGGGCAGGGCGTTCAGGCTGGGCTGGATGTCCTGCTGGCGAAGCTTCCGGACGGCGTGGATGTGCTGGTCAACAACGTCGGTCATGGCGATCCCAAGCCGTTTGAGGAGATCACCGACGAGCAGTGGGAGCGGACCTTTGCGATCAATCTGATGTCGATGGTGCGGGTCACGCGTCATCTGCTTCCTGTTCTTCGTCAGAAGGAGAAGTCCGCAATCGTCAGCAACGCCTCCGACCTTGGCCGCCAGCCGGAGACCGCGCCCGCCGACTATGCGGCGATGAAGTCGGCGATGCTGGCCCTTACCAAGAGCCTTGCGCGTGCGGAAGCCCCGAAGATTCGCGTCAACGCCGTTGCTCCCGGTCCCATCTGGAGCACCTTCTGGTCGCGTCCTGGCGGATTTGCCGAGGGGTTGTCTTCCATCTACAACATGCCTCCCCGGCAGGCGGTCGATCACGAGATGAAGCTGCGCAAGCTTCCGCTGGAGCGCCTCGGCGAGCCTGAGGAAGTTGCCAATGTCATCGTCTTTCTCGCCAGCGACCTCGCCTCCTACGTCACCTCATCCGTGTGGGGAGTGGACGGAGGAAGCATTCGCAGCATCGTCTGATCGAACCCACCTGACGGCCACGGCAGAACTCCAAGCTATTCCGGCGTGACCGTCAGGTTAAGTTGATGGACATTGGTATAAGTGACCGCGAAGGAATCGCCGTCCGTGTAGTACGTTGATCCCTTCACGGCGAAGCCCGCGGTGTCGCCCTCTATCGCGACCGTCAACCCGGGAAGACTCCACTTATTTGCGGTGATGTCTCCTGGCTTCGCGCCCTCGGCCTTGATGCGCAGCGTGACGGTTCCGTCTGTGGCGATCTTCATGTTCGTATGCTCGACGTCTACGTTGATCCTTGGCGATTGCCAAACATAGAACCATCCAATAGCGCCTGACGGCGTGCGCCACTGTGCCGTGCCTGGATGAAATTGTGTATCCGGCGGAGCATCCCTGGTGAGCTTCGTGTTCTCGCCTCCAAGAATGACCTTGTCGCCCACCCACGCGGAGGCGCTGCGATCGTCTGTGATCTGGCGGTGAATCATGTGTTCTCCCGCAAAGCTTTTCAACTTTGCCAGTGCGGCTGCGGGTGGATTTGAGCCCAGTAGAGCTACCTGCGGGGCAAACCAGAGGTCCGCCAGATGATCCGTCTCAGCATCAGGGACCGGAAAGGGTGCCTTATCGGGCGGTAGCAGCGCGCGGATCCACAGCCCGCCGTAGGCAACGTAGGTCTCCATATCCATGCCGTAAGAGCGATCATAGGGCCCAGCCAGGTTGCGCAGCTCCGGATGGTAGAAATCGGCAATGTCATTCCACAGATGCGCTTCGATATTGCTTCCGGCAGCGCGCATCTCCGCGGTCGAGCCATAGCTTCGCCAGAGTGCAAGTCCGAACAGGTCCACACCGTAGTACGTTGGCGAGTTGTACTCATCGAAAGCGTTGTAGAGGTGATAGAGGCGTGCGACCTCACGCACCCACGCGGCAGACTTCTGCTTCCACGCGGCGTTTTTATCGTGAGTTGCTGCGAAGTCCCACAGAGCGCCATACATCAGCGCAATGTTCGAGTAATGGGGTGTCAGCCGGCCCTGCTTCATCTCGCCCGCAATGGCGATGTCGATGGCCTTATACATCTTCAGAGCCAGGTCAGCCGGAATGCGCTCGGGATATTCGATCAGGATCATCTCGAAGGTCGTGCCGATAAACACGCGCCAGTTGGGATCGTAGTTTGTCCACATCACGGTGTGTTCGCCCGAAGGCGTCGGTTCCTCCGGCGTGCGGCGGAAGGTTCCATACCACGGCACAGACTTGTCGAGAAACTGCTCCTTTAGGACGGCATTCAATCCTTCCATCGCGCGTTCGCGATCGCCCGGCCCGTCGCGCATCAGCAGCCCCAAGGCGTAATTGCTGGTCTCGCGAACCATGTAGCGTGCGCGATGTTCGGTATCGGCGTGCCCGCTGAAGCCTCCAGGCGTGCGAACGAGGTGCGCTTCATTGTCCCAGGCATCATCCATCGACTGCATCGCGATATCGAAGATGCTGCGCGTATTGGGGTTGATCTTCGCAAGGTTGACGTTGCGTGCAGTGGCACCGCAGGAAGACCGAACAGGAAACAAGGCGAGTGCCGCTACGCAGAGAACGGCTCCGGAGATGCGAAAAAGCATGTCGAGTCTGTGCTCCTGAAAGATAAGTTTTCCGCTGAGTTGCAGCGATGCGGCCAGTCCTGTCGGTGGATGTGATCGAATCGTCCTGAAAGGCGTGTTCCAGCTCTGGCACCGAGGTCTCCACAGCATGTTATATGCGGAGTTGCCGTACTGAAAATCCATTCCGGCATTCTCGGCCCGGATGAGGAGAGAGCTGGGCATAGCATCGGGCACAGGCGCAGCCAGCCATTTCGAAATGCACTGATAAACTGAAATTCTATGAACTACAGGTCTGGAAGCCAGATTCGCGAAGATTTTCTGCGGTTTTTTGAAGGCAAAGGGCACCGGAGAGTGCACTCCTCGTCGCTCGTTCCGGCGAACGATCCCACGCTGCTGTTTACCAACGCAGGAATGAACCAGTTCAAGGACGTCTTTCTTGGCCTCGAAAAGCGCGACTACAGCCGCGCCACCACCTCGCAGAAATGTGTGCGCGCGGGCGGCAAGCATAACGATCTCGAGAACGTCGGCTTCACCCGCCGTCACCACACCTTCTTCGAGATGCTGGGCAACTTCAGCTTCGGCGACTACTTCAAGAAGGACGCCATCGCCTACGCGTGGGAGCTTCTGACTTCGAAGGACTGGTACGGGATCGATCCCGCGAAGCTTTATGTCACCATCTTCGAAGGCGACGAGGGCGTTCCGCGCGATGCGGAGGCCTACCAGTACTGGCTCGACGTAGGCGTTCCCGCCGAGCGCATCTTCGAGATGGGCGCCAAGGACAACTTCTGGGCGATGGGCGATACCGGCCCCTGCGGTCCGTGTAGCGAGATCTACTACGACCTCGGCCAGGCCGCGGGTGAAGACTCCTCCGTCGACAAGCCCTTCGGCGAGGACGAACAGCGCTACGTGGAGATCTGGAATCTCGTCTTCATGCAGTTCGACCGCACCATCACGCCGGGCGGCCCGCTGCTGACTCCGCTGCCGAAGCCCTCCATCGACACCGGAATGGGACTTGAGCGTATCGCCTGCGTGCTGCAGGGCGTCCTCTCGAACTTCGAGACCGATCTCTTCACACCGCTGATTAAGCGTGCCGAGGAACTGACGGGACACAAGGTCGAGCCTGACCGCGAGGTCGATCCCCGCTCGCAGGCCTCGCTGCGCATCATCGCCGATCACGCCCGCGCAGCGACATTCCTCATCTCCGACGGAGTCCTGCCTTCGAACGAAGGCCGCGGATACGTCCTCCGCAAGATCATGCGCCGCGGCATCCGTCATGGCCGTCTGCTCGGGCAGGACAAGCCCTTCATGCACGAGATGGTCTACGCCGTGCGCGACGAGATGGCCGCGGCCTACCCGGAGCTGACTGAATCCGCCGATCGCGTCGCCAGGGTCGTGCTGGCGGAAGAGCAGCAGTTCGCGCGATCACTCGAACTTGGCCTGCGGCAGATGAACGAAGAGACGCTGCGCTCGGGCGTTGCAGCCTTCCATCTTTACGAGACCTTCGGGATGCCACTCGACTTCATGGTCGATGCGGCGCGCGATGCCGGAATCCAGTTCGACATGGACGGCTTCGAGCAGGCCCGTTCCGAGGAGCAGGCTCGCGCCCGCGCCTCCTGGAAGGGCGGCTCGCAGAAGACCGCGTCGCCTGTCTACCGTGAACTTGCGAAGACCGAGTTTGAAGGCTACTCCTCGCTCAAGGTCGAGGGCGCAAAGATCCTCGCCCTGGTGAAGGACGGCGTTGGCGTGCCTGAGCTGAAGGCAGGCGAGCAGGGCGAAGTCGTGCTCGACGCCACCAGCTTCTACGCCGACTCCGGCGGTCAGGTTGGCGACATCGGCTGGCTCTACTCCGACGATCACAACACCGTCATCGCTGATGTCTCCGGAGCCACCAAGCCCGTGCAGGGCGTCTTCGCCCACAAGGTGAAGGCTCGTGCCACGCTCGCTGTCGATGATACCGTCGATACCCTTGTCGACGGCGACAACCGCCGCGCGACCGAGCGCAATCACACCGGAACGCATCTCCTCCACGCTGCTCTGCGCGAAGTTCTCGGCAAGCACGTCAAGCAGGCCGGATCGCTGAACGACGCTACGCGGCTGCGCTTCGACTTCTCGCACTTCACCGGCGTTGCTGAAGAAGAGCTCCAGCAGATCGAGGACCTCGTCAACCAGGAGATTCTCGCGAATACGAAGGTCGAGACCCTTGTCGATGTCCCCATCGACGTAGCCGTCAACGAGCTGGGCGCGATGGCGCTCTTCGGCGAGAAGTACGGAGAGCGCGTTCGCGTCGTAAAGATAGGCGACTTCTCCACCGAACTCTGTGGAGGAACCCACACCGGCGCCACCGGCGAGATCGGTGTCCTGAAGCTCGTCGGCGAAAGCTCCGTCTCCTCCGGCGTTCGCCGCGTAGAAGCAGTCAGCGGCACTGGCGCGCTCAATGAGTTCCGCCGCGGCTACGACGTCGTCCGTGTCGTCGGCCAGATGGTCGGGGCCACGAGCACTCCTGCGGATGCCCTGCGACAACGCATCACCGCACAGGAAGAGGAGATGAAGAAGCTGCGCCGCGAGCTCGAGCAGCTTCGCATGAAGGCTGCGTCGTCTTCTGTAGCTGATGCCGCCTCCTCCGCAGTAGAGGTCAAAGGAATCAAAGTGCTCGCGCAGCGCGTTGACGCTCTCGACAAGAGCCAGATGCGGAACCTGGTTGATGAGCTTCGTGGAAAGCTCGGATCGGGCGTCGTGGTTCTGGGCGCGGCTGCGGATGGCAAGGTCTCGCTCATCGTAGGCGTTACGAAAGACCTCACCTCTCGCCTGCAGGCAGGCAAGGTGGTTGGCCAGCTTGCCGCCATCGTGGGTGGCCGCGGCGGTGGCCGTCCTGATCTCGCCGAAGCCGGTGGAAGCGATCCCGGCGCACTCGACAAAGCACTCGCGAATGCATCTTCTGTCGTCGAGGGCCTGCTCGCTTAGGCACCGAGGTCAGAAGAACAGGTATTTCATTCGCTCAGGAATGACAGGTCTTTGATTGAGATCGGTGTCATCCTGAGCGGAGCCTCTCGCAGTTTTATCGCGAGAAGCGAAGTCGAAGGATCTGCGGTTTGCCTGGCTTCCCCATAACAATTCAGAAGACAGGGGTACTCTGCCGCTAAGATAAAAAGATGCTCTGTGAGTGGACCGTTGAGTGCGGCGCCGATGACCCGGTTCTTGTCGTTCCCTGGAGCGATCCCGACGATCCTTCCCGTCACTTCATCGATCTTCGCGAAAACCCCGACGATCTCGACTGGCTTGAGGAGGCATCGCAGCACCCATCGTTGCTGCACGCCCTGCGCGCGCTCAACGCTACGCGCTCCCCGGTGTTCACGGCGAAGTGCGATGTCTGGAAGATGAGCGAAGAAGAGGTCGAAACGCTTCGTTACGACCTCGATCTGATTCCCGAGGATGCCCCCTTCGGCCTCATCAGTTACGTCGACATCCTCTGGCGCGAACGCTCCACCTTCGTCTCCTTCCATCAGCACGAGCAGCTTCTGCACCGCATCACACGCCTCGCTGCTCCGCTTCAAAACCCGTATGCCATGCTCGAATGCGTCCTGCGTCCGGCGCTGCTCGATATCACCACCCCGCAGGAGGGCTTCGCCGTCAGCCTGTACGTCAAGGCGCTCGGTTACGAGGACCAGGCGGCTGAAGAGCGCTGGGGATCGGCCCTCATCGACGTCTCCACGCTGCTGCGTGGCCGCGCCTTCGCAACCTTATAGGATCAGTCCCGGGAAGGCGTGCGCCCCTCCATCCTATAGGGACAGTCCGCCGTCCATCAGCAACTCGCTGCCTACCGTAAAGGGAGCCTCATCCGAGGCAAGAAACACAACTGCCTTGGCGACCTCGATCGATTCGCCAAAACGCTTCGCCGGGACCTGGCTCTCGACCGCCGCCGCAAAGTTCTTCTGCTCGGCATCCGGAATCCCAAGCTTGCCGTACAGCGGCGTGCGAATCGGCCCCGGGCTGATGGCATTCACCCGGATTCCGCGCGAGATCAGCTCTGCCGAGAGCGTCCTCGTCAGCGAAGCCAGTGCGGCCTTGCTCGCGCCATAGATGCTGGTGTTCGGCATGCCGATGTGCGCGTTGACGGAGCCCATCAGGACGATCGAGGCCGGGTTCGCGAAGTAGGGCAGAAGCTCCTGGATCAGGAAGAAGGGACCCTTGAAGTTGATCCCCATGGAGCGGTCGAACGCCGCTTCGTCCCACTGACCGATCGGCCGCAACTCTACCGCTCCCGCGTTCGCGAATAGTACATCGAGCGTGCCAAAGGCCTCGCCGATCTGCTCGGCCAGCTTCTTCTGTGCGGACACATCGGCTGCGTCCGACTCAAACACGAGCGCCTCGCCTCCCAGCGCACTCAGCGCCGTCGCCAGCGTCTCAGGATTCTTTCCGGTGATCGCGACCCTCGCGCCCTCGGCCAGAAACTGCCGCGCCGTCTCAAGGCCAATGCCCGAGCTGCCTCCCGTTATGAGCGCACTCTTCCCCTTCAACCTGTCCATTCGCACCAGCCTTTCGTCAGTGACAGGCCCAGTAAACACGACTATCACCGTCAATGCATCAGGATTTTCAAGGGACTCGACAGCGAGCCGTTTACAATGGAGCAGGACCGCGTCTTCGACCCGGAAGACCGTCGCGCAGGGGCGAGTAGCTCAATCGGATAGAGCACGAGCCTTCTAAGCTCGGGGTTGCAGGTTCGATCCCTGCCTCGCTCACCACAACTCCTGCGCGGTGTAAAGAGTTGAAAAGATTCGGCCGATATCCTCTGGCACTGCTTTCGATTTCGCCGAAACGCTGGTGTCCAGGGGTGTCCAATGTACGAAAAAAATAACAGGTATTTTGCTGACTGGCGCAATATTGTTCCCTGGACTGCATCTAGTTGGGTTTAATGCCTGCCGGTTCCGGTGCTCCCGCTGCAACGATCACAGAGAGAGTCTCCATCGCCTGCTTGATAAGAAGCGCGGCCTGGGCGAACATCTCGGGCGCCATGTTGAGGGTGACCGGGCCGATGCTGACGTGGACACAATCTCCCCCACAAAGCCGAACCGCTCCGGTGCCGTTTCGTTCCGCAAGAATTACATTGATGTCACTCATCCACCTTCCCTCCGGGATTGAATGAAGACTAAATTGGTCCTATATCCAAGTCAAGCTCATCCGGCAGAAAACTCCGAATAAAGTCCTGTTCAGGCCTCCATCAATTCATCTTCTTTGGTGGGGTGGCAGTGCTCCTCCGTCCCCGGTCTTCGACCAAAGGTATGTCGCAGAGCCGCCAGACCGATCAGAGCCACGGCCAGCCCGCAGACGCCGTCCCATCGCCAATGGACCCAGGCAATGGTCGAGAGCGCCGAGCCGATCGCTGCGCCGGTGAAATAGATCGTCATATAGACGGTGTTCAGGCGGCTCCTCGCCGAAGGATCGAGCCCGAAGATCCTGGTCTGGTTCGACACCTGGCACATCTGTGCGCCCACATCCAACACGATAACCCCAAAGGCCAGCGCTGCCAGGTGCAGGACGACCGACATGTGAATTCGCTCCTGCCCCCACAGCGTGACGTAGGAGAATGCCAGCAGCGCCATCCCCACAGAGATGACCCATCGCGAACCATGTTTGTCAGCCAGTCGCCCGGCCAGGGGGGCCACCATGGCTCCTGCTGCACCTACCAGGCCGAAGGTCCCGGCGACGCCTGCACCGAGGCGATAGTGGCTTTCCAGCAGAAAGGCCAGCGTTGTCCAGAAGCAGCTGAAGGAAGCAAACACGAGGGCGCCGATAGCGCTCGATTCCCGCAGCAAAGGCTGCGTGCGATAGAGCGTCCACAGGGATCGCATGGCATCGCCGTAGGTGAGCGACTGTTTGGGCGGAAGCTTCGGCATGATGCGCCACAGCAGGGGAACGAAGATGCCGTTCATCACTGCCGCGATCGCGAAGACAAAGCGCCAGCCAGCCAAATGGCTTACCCATCCGGCAAAGGTGCGGGCCAGCAGGATGCCCAGCAGAAGCCCGGTCATTACCGTGCCGATCGCGCGCCCGCGCTCCTCGTGGCTTACCAGATCGGGCGCAATGGGGAGGACAATGTGGGTTACTGACGCCAGTGCGCCGATGAGGATGGAGCCAACCAGCAGAAAACCGAGCGTGGGCGAGAGCGACACCAGCAACAACCCTATGGCGACTGCGGCGAACAACCGCATCATCAGTCCGCGCCGCTCCAGAATGTCGCCCAGAGGAACGAAGCACAGCAACCCCAAGGCGTAGCCAATCTGGGTGGCGACCGCGATAAATCCTGTCCGCCCTGCCGTCGCCCCGAAGGTGCGGCCAATCTCCTCCAGCAGGGGCTGGTTGTAATACATCGTCGAAACCCCGACCGCGCATGCAACGCCGAGGAAGGGTAAGGGAGTTCGCGGCGGGTTCGGTTTCTTTGTCATCAGCAAAATGAACTATCTACCAGTCTAAAGCCTTTTACCTGCAGAAGCCGACGCCACATCGGATCGCAGTGTCGCAAGAGTTCGTCTTACCAGCAGCGAATGGTTCGCGGGGAAGATGGACACGCGGTTGTGTGCGAGCTTTCGGAGAGCCGTGGAACCGCAGATCCTTCGACTGCGCGGCGCTCAGGATGACACTTTTATTGTTGAGACGGGCGCGGCGCTCAATGCGTTCAGGCGGGCTACTGACGCAAGCTGCCTGCTCCTTGCATGTGTCGAACGTTCATTTTCCAATCATTGGACCGAGCGACTAAACTCACCCTTTGCAGATCTGAGGTTAGAACGGGATGATTCAAAGCAGCACCGGCGCCTTGACGCAGCTTAGTGAAGACGAGCGCATGTTCCGCGACACCGTGCGCCGGTTCGCCGCGGCCGAGGTCGCGCCGCTTGTTCGCTTCATGGATGAGGCGCAGCAGATGGACGCAAAGCTGCTGCGGCAACTGTTCTCTCTCGGCCTGATGGGGATTGAGGCGCCGGAGCAGTACGGCGGCGCGGCCGGAACCTTCTTTGAAGCGATCCTCGCGGTCGAGGAGATCTCCGCGGTCGATCCCTCGGTTGGCGTCCTGGTGGATGTGCAGAACACGCTGTGTGTGAATGCCCTCGCGCGCTGGGCAACGGACGACCAGAAGCAGTGCTATCTTTCGCGGCTCGCCTCCGACACGATAGGGGCCTATGCACTCAGCGAGGCCGGTTCAGGCTCCGACGCCTTCGCGCTTGAGACCCGGGCTGTCCGCAGCGGCGATGACTACATCCTCAACGGGCAGAAGCTTTGGATTACGAACGCAAAAGAGGCCGGGCTGTTCCTCGTCTTCGTTACGATCGACCGGGCTGCCGGTTACAAGGGCATTACAGCTTTTCTCGTAGAAAAGGACACGCCGGGATTCACCCTCGGCAAGAAGGAAGACAAGCTCGGCATCCGCGCCTCCAGCACGTGCGAGCTGGTCTTTCGAGATTGTCGCGTTCCTTCCGCCAATATTCTTGGAGAGCCGGGCAAGGGATACAAGATCGCGATTGAGACCCTGAACGAGGGCCGCATTGGCATCGGGGCACAGATGCTGGGGCTGGCCCAGGGCGCGTGGCAGCACGCCGTTGGCTGGGCGAAGGAGCGCAGGCAGTTCGGACGTCCCATCGCCGACTTTCAGGCGATGCAGTTTCAACTGGCCGAGATGGCGACCCGGATCGAGGCAGCACGCCTGATGGTCTACAACGCTGCCCGGCTCAAGGATGCGGGTCAGCCCTTCCTCAAAGAGGCCGCCATGGCCAAGTACCTTGCTTCGCAGGTGGCGGAGCACGTTGCGTCGCTGGCGGTTGAGGTCTTCGGGGGCTCGGGATTTGTGAAAGACTATCCGGTGGAGAAGCTTTACCGAGACGCCAAGATCGGCAAAATCTATGAAGGCACGTCCTTCATGCAACTGGCGACCATCGCGAAGCTCATTCTCTGAGATTTCGCGGACACCCTACCTTGCTTATTTCGTGCAAAGCATTTAATTTATTAGGTTTAGGCTCGCACTTCCCCGGTTCCAGGGTATGGGATTATTGGGGTTTCGTCATCCTTCACTACGATCAGGATGACGGCGTTTGACGATTAATGCAGCTACCCGGCGCGAACCAGCCGTCCTCGTCGGCTGACGATCGACAGCTTCTCGGACTTAAGAATCTTCCTCGCCTGCTCGCGAGCGTGGCTCGACCAGGGACCCACGGGATCGAGCCGGACATAGGTCAGCCAGTGCCGGAGCGCGCGCCGCTTCTGTCCCTGCCGTTCGTAGGCGAGGGCGAGGTTGTAGTGGGCATCGGCATACTGTGGGAGCAGCGCAACGGCCTTCTGATAGGCGACGGTCGCTTCGTCCAGGTGATGCATCTCGTCGAGCACATTGCCCAGGTCGAAGAAGGCCAGCGCATAGTCGGGGTCCGCGATCGTGGCACGCCGATACAGTGTCTCGGCCAGGTCAAACTGGCGCATGTTGTAGTAGATCGTCCCCAGGTTGATCAGGGCGGGCGCGTGCGCAGGCTCGAGCGCGAGAATGGCCTCGTACAGAGAAGCCGCCTGCGGGATGGTCGCCGCCTTCTCCTCAAGCTGGACGGCGTGGAGAAACATCTCCTGCAGGGCTGCATTTCTCTGCGCCGGGGTCTGCGGGCCGGGCTCGACGCTGCAGACGATCTCGCGACGCGATCGAGCCGTGGCATCGAAGTCGAAGGCCATTTGCTGGGTAAGCGGATCGACCAGAACGCCGTTCAGCCGGAAGGCGAGATGCGAGCCGCGACGCACGGCCGAGCTCTCCAGCAGAGGGTTCTTCATTCCGGCAACGCGCTGCATAGCCTCAATGGAGATGCGGATGCTCCTGGCCGAGATGCGGGTCCGCGTTCTGGCCGCATGGGCCTGCAGGTCGCGCAACGAGCGAAGCTGGCTGAGATCTTCGAAGGAGTATTGGTCCTTGGGAGAGATGATTCCCGCCCGCTCCCACGACATCAACTGCCGGGCATTCAGGTGCAGGATCCGAACGACGTCTTGACGGTTATATCGGGTCACGATCGAAGTCTCTCGGTAGAAACCGTCTTGCAGAGCGATTGCTTCTTGTTTGGAGTATCCTTCGAAAACTCGCGCCCATCAAGCCTTTTGAAGACTTCAAGATTAAATTTCCGTGGATAACGTGTACCAAATTGGATTCGGTGGCCTCAGCTATGCTGGCAACGGGAGCAGGTTGTGAATCAGAACAATAGAATCGTCGTGCTGGGAAGCTTCGTCGCCGATCTTGCCTTTCATGTTGAGACACTTCCTGTATGGGGAGAGACCCGCATGGGCTCTTCCTTCGCGGTTGGTCCCGGCGGCAAGGGATCCAACCAGGCCGTCGCCGCTGCCCGTGCAGGCGGCAACGTCTGCTTCGTTACGAAGCTGGGGCAGGACTCCTTTGGCGAGATGGCTCGCAAACTTTATCGCGAAGAGGGAATCGACACCGGATTTATCGCGAGCACGACACATCCTACGGGAGCTGCTGCGATCATTCTCGATGAGAAGCGGGGCGAAAATGCCATCATCATCGTTCCGGGCGCCTGCTTCGAGATCACGACCGATGAGGTCGACCGCGCTCGCGAAGTCATTGCTTCGTCTTCGATCCTGGTCGCGCAGCTTGAGCTTCCGGTCTCTGTCGTCGAGCATGGGCTGCGGATGGCGCGCACCAGTGGCGTGACGACCATTCTGAATCCCGCGCCGGCGCTGCCGCTGCCGGAGTCGATCTATCCGCTCTGCGACTACCTTACCCCCAACGAGAGCGAGGCCGCGTCAATGACCGGCATTATCGTAGATGACCTGGCAGGTGCGGAACGGGCCGCCGATGCCCTGCTCGCACGCGGAGTGCGCAATGTAGCATTGACGATGGGCGCGAATGGCGTGTTCCTGAAGAACCGTAATCTGACTGCGCATGTGCCTGCGGTGGATGCCGGGGCCGTGGTCGAGACGACGGGAGCAGGTGACGCCTTCAATGGCGGCTTTGCCGTCGCGCTGGCTGAAGGTAAGGATTTTCGTGAAGCTGCCCGCTTCGCCTGTGCGGTTGCGGGGATCTCGGTCACGCGGCGGGGAACTGCGCCTTCGATGCCGCAGCGGGATGAGGTGGAGGCGCTGCTTGCCTCAACCCCGCAGGGCTGAACGGGCGGCGGCGTGCGAATCCCGAACGAGGTCGGGAAGACCCACTCCGCGATAGCCATTGCCCAGAAGATATAAATTCTGCAGCGCGTCGATGCGGTCCTGCAGCTCCTGCATGCGCTCCAGGTGCCCTACGGCATATTGAGGGAGCGAGAGCGGCAGGCGCCGGATAATCGTGATGCGTGGTTCAGGCAGCGGACCGAGGATGCGGGCCAGCTCCATCCTGGCGATGGAAGCGATCTCATCGTTGCCGCACTTCAACACGCGTTCGGCGGAACTTCCTCCGAAGAAGGCGCGGAGCAGGCGGCCGCCCGGTGGAACCCGGCAGGGAAATTTGTGGTCCATGAAGGTGCAGGCGAGCAGAAGACTGCGCGAGCCTGGCGGCACCAGGAAGCCGAAGCCTTCAGGCACTGGAACCTGCGCGGCATCCTCGAAGCCGAAGCCGACGACGACTGCAGAGCTGGCCTCCATCTGCATGAGCGCCGCGGCTTTATGATCGACTGACTCGAGCAGCTGCCGCGCAACGTGCAGTGGAGCTGCCATGAGAATGCTGTCGAACGATTCACGCCCGGAGCTGGTGGTGAGGGTCCAGCGATCATCTTCGCGCGCGAGAGCCGTCACCTTCACGCCCAGGTGAATCCATTGTTGTGGAATGTTTCCGACCATGCGGTCGATCAGGGTTCCCAGGCCGCTGCGGAGGGTCGTAAAGAGTGGAGAGGTTCGGCCCGAGGCCTG is a window of Edaphobacter sp. 12200R-103 DNA encoding:
- the rbsK gene encoding ribokinase, which encodes MNQNNRIVVLGSFVADLAFHVETLPVWGETRMGSSFAVGPGGKGSNQAVAAARAGGNVCFVTKLGQDSFGEMARKLYREEGIDTGFIASTTHPTGAAAIILDEKRGENAIIIVPGACFEITTDEVDRAREVIASSSILVAQLELPVSVVEHGLRMARTSGVTTILNPAPALPLPESIYPLCDYLTPNESEAASMTGIIVDDLAGAERAADALLARGVRNVALTMGANGVFLKNRNLTAHVPAVDAGAVVETTGAGDAFNGGFAVALAEGKDFREAARFACAVAGISVTRRGTAPSMPQRDEVEALLASTPQG
- the hemG gene encoding protoporphyrinogen oxidase, encoding MRQPKRIAIIGGGIAGLSAAYELAKLTRHQESADVTLFEASSRLGGIVETIREGGFIIEGGPDGWVTEKPWARELAVELGLEDELIFSKDDQRRTYVLIDGALKAMPNSMRMMVPADLDALDASDLFSDEAKRAFHQEILRDEELKTLAPVEDESVAHFIHRHFGDEVLEKIGAPLLSGVFGGDVAQLSVRAVMAPFVALEREYGSLILGLQARQASGRTSPLFTTLRSGLGTLIDRMVGNIPQQWIHLGVKVTALAREDDRWTLTTSSGRESFDSILMAAPLHVARQLLESVDHKAAALMQMEASSAVVVGFGFEDAAQVPVPEGFGFLVPPGSRSLLLACTFMDHKFPCRVPPGGRLLRAFFGGSSAERVLKCGNDEIASIARMELARILGPLPEPRITIIRRLPLSLPQYAVGHLERMQELQDRIDALQNLYLLGNGYRGVGLPDLVRDSHAAARSALRG